In Halopseudomonas nanhaiensis, a single window of DNA contains:
- a CDS encoding PQQ-dependent sugar dehydrogenase — translation MNHSRALSILGMAVLLSACGGDDENPVAYGPDPTLPEPERGLLPSMKIAEPTPWGDAQPTVPDNFTVTAIATDLKIPRQTIVLPNGDILVAEGRGGNAPKLKPKDVIAGYIKSKGTTSVESGNRLTLLRDADGNGEYEEQTVYADDLNAPYGLALVGNDLYVANQDALVRFDYEEGQTQASGPPEKIIDLPSQINHHWTKAMTASADGQYLYIGIGSNSNITERGMEAEVDRAVVWQVNTETRAYKPYATGLRNPTALTIHPDTQQLWAVVNERDELGPDLVPDYLTSVQEGGFYGWPYAYWGQNVDPRVRPQDDEKVAASITPDYALGSHVAALGVDFSDGAFGGQFGEGAFVGEHGSWNRDDPSGYKVVFVPFSDGRPSGDPVDFVTGFRTEEGKTRGRPVGVTVDPQGALIVADDLANVVWRVTPTR, via the coding sequence ATGAACCATTCGAGAGCACTGTCGATTCTGGGCATGGCGGTATTGCTGAGTGCATGCGGAGGCGATGACGAGAATCCGGTGGCCTACGGACCCGACCCGACCCTGCCGGAACCGGAGAGGGGTCTGCTGCCGAGCATGAAGATCGCCGAGCCGACACCCTGGGGCGATGCCCAGCCGACGGTTCCGGACAACTTCACCGTAACGGCCATCGCTACTGATCTGAAGATTCCGCGTCAGACGATCGTGCTGCCAAACGGGGACATCCTCGTTGCCGAGGGCCGCGGAGGCAACGCGCCCAAGCTCAAGCCCAAGGACGTCATCGCCGGCTATATCAAATCCAAGGGCACCACCTCGGTGGAAAGCGGCAATCGCCTCACGCTCCTGCGTGATGCGGACGGCAATGGCGAGTATGAAGAGCAGACCGTGTATGCCGACGACCTGAATGCACCCTACGGCCTCGCTCTGGTTGGCAACGATCTGTATGTCGCCAACCAGGATGCGCTGGTTAGATTCGATTATGAGGAAGGCCAGACGCAGGCGAGCGGGCCTCCGGAAAAGATCATCGACCTGCCTTCGCAGATCAACCATCACTGGACCAAGGCCATGACCGCCAGCGCCGATGGCCAGTATCTGTATATCGGTATTGGCTCGAACAGCAACATTACCGAGCGCGGGATGGAGGCGGAGGTCGATCGAGCCGTGGTATGGCAGGTGAACACCGAAACCCGCGCCTACAAGCCCTACGCCACCGGTTTGCGCAATCCCACGGCACTGACCATTCATCCCGATACCCAGCAGCTCTGGGCGGTGGTCAACGAGCGCGATGAACTCGGTCCCGATCTGGTCCCGGACTATCTGACGTCGGTTCAGGAAGGCGGGTTTTACGGATGGCCCTACGCCTACTGGGGCCAGAACGTCGATCCACGGGTCCGCCCACAGGACGATGAAAAGGTCGCCGCATCGATCACCCCCGACTACGCTCTCGGCTCCCACGTAGCAGCCCTCGGCGTGGATTTCTCCGACGGAGCCTTTGGCGGTCAGTTCGGCGAGGGCGCCTTTGTCGGCGAGCACGGTAGCTGGAACCGCGACGATCCATCCGGCTACAAGGTGGTCTTCGTGCCGTTCAGCGACGGACGCCCGTCGGGCGATCCTGTCGACTTCGTGACCGGGTTCCGTACCGAGGAAGGCAAGACGCGCGGCAGACCGGTCGGCGTGACCGTGGACCCGCAAGGCGCGCTGATTGTCGCGGATGATCTGGCAAACGTGGTCTGGCGGGTGACTCCCACCCGGTGA
- the dut gene encoding dUTP diphosphatase, producing the protein MHALKARILDPRLGDQWPLPAYATQGSAGLDLRAMLDQPLTLEPGQTQLLPTGLAIHIADPGLAALILPRSGLGHKHGIVLGNLVGLIDSDYQGELMVSCWNRGQSAFTIEPGERIAQLVLVPVLQARIDIVESFDDSQRGAGGFGHTGSH; encoded by the coding sequence ATGCACGCTCTCAAAGCCCGAATTCTCGACCCTAGGCTGGGTGACCAGTGGCCATTGCCGGCCTATGCCACACAAGGCTCGGCAGGCCTCGACCTGCGCGCAATGCTCGATCAGCCGCTGACGCTGGAGCCGGGGCAGACACAGCTGCTGCCAACCGGTCTGGCGATTCACATTGCCGACCCCGGGCTGGCGGCGCTGATCCTTCCGCGTTCGGGTCTGGGCCACAAGCACGGCATCGTGCTGGGCAACCTGGTCGGCCTGATCGACTCGGATTATCAGGGTGAATTGATGGTGTCGTGCTGGAACCGCGGCCAGAGTGCCTTCACGATCGAGCCGGGCGAGCGGATCGCGCAACTGGTGTTGGTCCCGGTGCTGCAGGCGCGTATCGACATCGTCGAATCATTCGACGACAGTCAGCGCGGCGCCGGCGGATTCGGCCATACTGGCAGCCACTAA
- the rpmB gene encoding 50S ribosomal protein L28, producing MSRVCQVTGKGPVTGNNVSHANNRTKRRFLPNLQHHRFWVESEKRFVRLRTSAKGMRIIDKRGIEVVLAELRARGEKV from the coding sequence ATGTCTCGAGTATGTCAAGTGACCGGCAAGGGTCCGGTGACTGGGAACAACGTTTCCCACGCTAACAACAGAACCAAGCGTCGTTTTCTGCCTAACCTGCAGCATCACCGCTTCTGGGTTGAGTCGGAGAAGCGCTTCGTACGTCTGCGCACCTCTGCCAAGGGCATGCGCATCATCGACAAGCGCGGCATCGAAGTTGTGCTGGCCGAGCTGCGCGCCCGCGGCGAAAAAGTTTAA
- the coaBC gene encoding bifunctional phosphopantothenoylcysteine decarboxylase/phosphopantothenate--cysteine ligase CoaBC produces MQRLLNKQVVLGVSGGIAAYKSAELVRRLRDAGAQVRVVMTQAAREFITPLTLQALSGHPVHGDLLDPAAEAAMGHIELARWADLVLIAPATADLMARLAQGRGDDLLTTLVLATDAQIAIAPAMNQAMWRDPATQANLSVLLERDVKVFGPAAGEQACGDIGPGRMLEPADIAARSAECFERGLLAGRHVLINAGPTREAIDPVRYISNHSSGKMGFALAAAAAEAGARVTLVAGPVHLPTPPRVHRVDVVSALDMLAACEAALPADLFIASAAVADYRPVACAEGKLKKEPGSDAGMTLELVRNPDILATLARHPQRPWCVGFAAETHDVLSYATEKLQRKNLELIIANDVSSTSIGFNSDDNAVTLIDRSLTPQSLPQASKQKLARQIIAFIAGQLNA; encoded by the coding sequence ATGCAGCGGTTGTTGAACAAGCAGGTTGTGCTAGGCGTCAGTGGCGGGATCGCCGCCTACAAGAGCGCGGAACTGGTCCGCCGGCTGCGCGATGCGGGCGCCCAGGTTCGCGTGGTCATGACCCAGGCTGCCCGTGAGTTCATCACCCCCCTGACGCTGCAGGCACTCTCCGGCCACCCGGTGCATGGCGATCTGCTCGACCCCGCCGCCGAAGCAGCGATGGGACATATCGAGCTGGCGCGCTGGGCCGACCTGGTGCTGATCGCTCCTGCAACCGCCGATCTCATGGCGCGGCTGGCGCAGGGCCGTGGCGACGATCTGCTCACCACGCTCGTTCTCGCCACCGATGCCCAGATTGCCATCGCTCCGGCGATGAATCAGGCCATGTGGCGCGACCCTGCCACCCAGGCCAACCTGTCTGTACTCCTCGAGCGTGACGTGAAGGTCTTCGGCCCTGCGGCCGGCGAGCAGGCCTGCGGCGATATCGGGCCCGGCCGCATGCTCGAGCCTGCGGATATCGCGGCCCGGTCGGCCGAGTGTTTCGAGCGCGGGCTGCTGGCCGGCCGGCATGTGCTGATCAATGCGGGGCCAACGCGCGAAGCCATCGATCCGGTGCGCTACATCTCCAATCACAGTTCGGGGAAAATGGGCTTCGCCCTTGCCGCCGCCGCAGCGGAGGCCGGCGCCCGCGTGACGCTGGTAGCCGGACCGGTGCATTTGCCCACGCCCCCGCGCGTTCACCGCGTCGACGTGGTCAGCGCCCTGGACATGCTTGCTGCCTGTGAAGCCGCGCTGCCGGCGGATCTGTTCATCGCCTCCGCGGCGGTGGCCGACTACCGTCCGGTCGCCTGCGCCGAAGGCAAGCTCAAGAAGGAGCCAGGCAGCGACGCCGGGATGACGCTGGAGCTGGTGCGTAACCCGGACATCCTGGCGACCCTGGCCAGGCATCCGCAACGGCCCTGGTGCGTCGGCTTTGCTGCCGAAACCCACGATGTCCTGAGTTACGCCACGGAGAAGTTGCAGCGCAAGAACCTTGAACTGATCATCGCCAATGATGTCAGTTCGACATCAATCGGTTTCAATAGCGACGACAACGCCGTTACGCTGATCGATCGCAGCCTCACGCCACAATCGCTGCCCCAGGCGAGCAAGCAGAAGCTGGCGCGCCAGATCATTGCCTTCATTGCCGGCCAGCTGAACGCATAA
- the rpmG gene encoding 50S ribosomal protein L33, protein MRELIRLVSSAGTGHFYTTDKNKRTTPDKIEIKKFDPVVRKHVMYKEAKIK, encoded by the coding sequence ATGCGTGAATTGATTCGTTTGGTGTCCTCTGCCGGTACTGGTCACTTTTACACTACCGACAAGAACAAGCGCACCACCCCGGACAAGATCGAAATCAAGAAATTTGATCCGGTCGTCCGCAAGCACGTGATGTACAAGGAAGCCAAGATCAAATAA
- a CDS encoding fasciclin domain-containing protein, whose product MFVQRIAAFNSTVLASLFAAGLMVSAPAMAHNHGEHADKPDADIIETAREAGQFDTLLTAVKEAGLEETLKGAGPFTVFAPTDEAFEKIPDSDLEALLADKEKLTDVLTYHVVSGKVMAEDVAGMSSAPTVQGESLSIDASDGVKVDDAKVVKADVKASNGVIHVIDTVLMPGM is encoded by the coding sequence ATGTTTGTACAACGCATTGCTGCATTCAACAGTACTGTTCTGGCCTCACTGTTCGCTGCGGGTCTGATGGTCAGCGCTCCGGCCATGGCACACAATCATGGCGAGCATGCCGACAAACCCGACGCCGACATCATCGAGACGGCTCGCGAAGCGGGGCAGTTCGATACGTTGCTGACCGCGGTGAAGGAAGCCGGTCTGGAAGAGACGCTCAAGGGCGCCGGGCCGTTCACCGTCTTCGCGCCGACTGACGAAGCTTTTGAAAAGATTCCCGACTCCGACCTTGAAGCCCTGCTGGCCGACAAGGAAAAGTTGACCGACGTGCTCACCTATCACGTGGTGTCCGGCAAGGTCATGGCCGAGGACGTTGCCGGCATGTCCAGCGCACCGACCGTGCAGGGCGAGTCTCTGAGCATTGATGCCAGCGACGGTGTGAAGGTCGACGACGCCAAGGTGGTCAAGGCCGATGTCAAGGCCAGCAACGGTGTCATCCACGTAATCGACACGGTTCTGATGCCGGGGATGTAA
- a CDS encoding DUF2231 domain-containing protein, with protein MTATAHHHYRYTPHPLHAILLAGTVPLFLGALLSDIAYFRTYEIQWNNFASWLIVGGLVFLGFALLFALVNLIRAVHKKGRPLIYFILLLVAWILGFINALEHAKDAWATMPSSLILSIIVSVLVCVAAWIGLSSLRDGGEA; from the coding sequence GTGACCGCCACTGCCCACCACCACTATCGCTACACGCCCCATCCACTGCACGCCATTCTACTGGCTGGCACCGTGCCGTTGTTCCTTGGTGCCCTGCTGAGCGATATCGCCTACTTTCGCACCTATGAAATTCAATGGAACAACTTCGCCTCCTGGCTGATCGTCGGCGGGCTGGTTTTCCTGGGCTTCGCGCTGTTGTTCGCCCTGGTCAACCTGATTCGCGCCGTGCACAAGAAAGGACGGCCGCTGATTTATTTCATTCTTCTGCTGGTCGCCTGGATTCTGGGCTTCATCAACGCCCTGGAACATGCCAAGGACGCCTGGGCGACCATGCCATCCAGTCTTATCCTGTCGATCATCGTCTCGGTGCTGGTGTGCGTGGCCGCCTGGATCGGCCTTTCCAGCCTGCGCGACGGAGGTGAAGCATGA
- the radC gene encoding RadC family protein, which translates to MPITDWPLSERPREKLLKQGAAALSDAELLAIFLRTGVPGRSAVDLARDLLAGFGSLRALVQADLTSFCRHAGLGPAKFVQLQAVMEMARRHLYEDLQRGDALTSPGAVRAYLRSRLMSLPHEVFACLFLDNQHRVIAFEELFRGTLDSASVYPREVVKRALALNAAALILTHNHPSGVAEPSQSDLMLTRRLRESLATVDIRVLDHLVIGDGEPVSFAERGLL; encoded by the coding sequence ATGCCGATTACTGACTGGCCGCTGTCCGAGCGACCCCGCGAAAAACTCCTCAAACAGGGCGCAGCTGCGCTGTCCGATGCCGAATTGCTGGCGATCTTCCTGCGTACCGGTGTGCCGGGCCGTAGCGCCGTGGACCTGGCTCGAGATCTGCTTGCCGGCTTCGGCAGCCTGCGTGCTCTGGTTCAGGCTGATCTGACGTCTTTCTGCCGACACGCCGGGCTTGGTCCGGCCAAGTTTGTGCAACTGCAGGCCGTGATGGAAATGGCCCGCCGGCATTTATATGAGGACCTGCAGCGCGGCGATGCACTGACATCCCCCGGGGCGGTACGTGCGTATCTGCGCAGCCGGTTGATGAGTCTGCCGCACGAGGTGTTCGCCTGCCTGTTTCTGGACAACCAGCATCGGGTCATCGCTTTCGAGGAGCTGTTCCGGGGGACGCTCGACAGTGCCAGCGTCTATCCGCGGGAGGTGGTCAAGCGCGCCCTGGCGCTGAATGCCGCTGCACTGATACTGACCCACAACCATCCGTCGGGGGTCGCCGAACCCAGCCAGTCCGACCTGATGTTGACCCGACGTCTGCGCGAGTCGCTGGCGACAGTGGATATACGGGTGCTCGATCATCTGGTGATTGGCGACGGCGAGCCGGTATCCTTTGCCGAACGAGGTTTGCTGTGA
- a CDS encoding putative bifunctional diguanylate cyclase/phosphodiesterase — protein MQALQRLPLRYKFWAVNGVAFLSTLVLVLVAMVLEQRSVNQTRQEQALSMLQLWHESDVALVDGPLQPRLLNALDGEPVERTLFEAADADSRWVPLSTPALWGGDRPIGAWVTRGTGAAVRAVLVDGKTFQQIFTDRAPVYALAVLLLMIGVLLGSQLLIRFVDHYQKQLQRMAHYDVLTDLPNRMLARDRLDHARDKIDRRGGYLAVLFIDLDRFKTINDSHGHSFGDAVLCAVASRLRARCRDEDTLARLGGDEFLLILEHLPDPKVADQVAANLLALLERPLMLEDSREVYVGASIGIAVYPGDGNGSTELIRNADAAMYRAKSQGRNTFSHYVPALTEKARERFELERSLRKALAMDELSLHFQPLIDLNDGRCVGAEALLRWDSHRHGQVSPATFVPLAEDTGLIVPIGSWVLHQACRQAKLWLDAGIDVQTIAVNLSPIQFMHQDIVRLVAGALQSTGLPSSRLELEITEGALMGNTEQAGQILAALKQLGVRIAVDDFGTGYSSLAYLRRFPLDKLKIDKSFLAAVPADAGECQLVRTVIDLGCNLGLDVLAEGIETSGQRHFLQSHGCRLGQGYLFARPMPADHFASWYEARLPVS, from the coding sequence ATGCAAGCCCTTCAGCGTTTGCCCCTGCGTTACAAGTTCTGGGCGGTCAATGGAGTGGCTTTCCTGAGTACCCTGGTACTCGTACTGGTGGCGATGGTGCTCGAGCAGCGCAGCGTCAACCAGACCCGGCAGGAACAGGCCTTGAGCATGCTGCAGTTGTGGCATGAAAGCGATGTGGCGTTGGTCGACGGGCCGTTGCAGCCAAGGCTGTTGAATGCGCTGGACGGCGAGCCGGTGGAGCGCACGCTGTTCGAGGCGGCTGATGCCGACTCCCGCTGGGTACCGTTGTCTACTCCAGCGCTCTGGGGAGGCGATCGGCCGATCGGCGCCTGGGTTACCCGGGGGACCGGGGCAGCGGTTCGCGCCGTGCTCGTCGATGGCAAGACGTTCCAGCAGATATTCACCGATCGGGCCCCGGTCTACGCGCTGGCCGTGCTGCTGCTGATGATCGGCGTGCTGCTCGGATCGCAACTGCTGATCCGCTTCGTCGACCATTATCAGAAGCAGCTGCAGCGCATGGCGCATTACGATGTGCTGACCGATCTGCCCAATCGCATGCTGGCGCGTGACCGGCTTGACCATGCCCGCGACAAGATCGATCGCCGGGGTGGCTATCTTGCGGTACTGTTCATCGATCTGGATCGCTTCAAGACGATCAACGACAGTCACGGGCACAGCTTCGGTGATGCGGTTCTGTGCGCAGTTGCCAGCCGGCTCCGCGCGCGCTGCAGGGACGAGGACACGCTGGCGAGGCTTGGCGGTGACGAGTTTCTGCTGATCCTCGAGCATCTGCCGGATCCGAAGGTGGCTGATCAGGTCGCAGCCAATCTGTTGGCATTGCTCGAGCGCCCGTTGATGCTCGAAGACAGCCGGGAGGTCTACGTGGGGGCCAGCATCGGCATTGCCGTCTACCCGGGAGACGGTAACGGCAGCACCGAGCTGATTCGCAATGCCGACGCCGCCATGTACCGTGCCAAGTCCCAGGGGCGCAACACCTTCAGTCACTATGTCCCCGCCCTCACCGAGAAGGCTCGCGAGCGGTTCGAGCTGGAGCGCTCGCTGCGCAAGGCGTTGGCCATGGACGAACTCAGCCTGCACTTCCAGCCATTGATCGATCTGAACGACGGCCGCTGCGTGGGGGCCGAGGCGCTGCTGCGCTGGGACAGTCATCGGCACGGGCAGGTCTCGCCGGCTACCTTCGTGCCGTTGGCCGAGGACACCGGGCTGATCGTGCCGATCGGTAGCTGGGTGCTGCACCAGGCCTGTCGGCAGGCGAAGCTGTGGCTCGATGCCGGCATCGACGTGCAGACCATTGCGGTGAACCTGTCACCGATCCAGTTCATGCACCAGGATATCGTGCGGTTGGTCGCCGGGGCGTTGCAGTCTACCGGCCTGCCGTCGTCGCGGCTGGAGTTGGAGATCACCGAAGGTGCATTGATGGGCAACACCGAGCAGGCAGGGCAGATACTCGCCGCGCTGAAGCAACTCGGGGTACGCATCGCGGTTGACGATTTCGGCACGGGCTATTCGTCGCTGGCCTATCTGCGTCGCTTCCCGCTGGACAAGCTGAAGATCGACAAGAGCTTTCTGGCGGCGGTGCCTGCCGACGCTGGCGAGTGCCAGCTGGTGAGGACGGTCATAGATCTGGGCTGCAATCTCGGCCTTGATGTGCTGGCTGAAGGCATCGAAACGTCGGGCCAGCGCCATTTTCTGCAGTCTCACGGCTGTCGGCTTGGCCAGGGCTATCTGTTCGCCAGGCCGATGCCTGCTGACCACTTCGCGAGCTGGTACGAAGCCCGGCTCCCGGTCAGCTGA
- a CDS encoding peptidoglycan DD-metalloendopeptidase family protein: MRAFLLVSALLLASPALLASTIYKYTDANGVVTYTDRKVLGAKVIVFQDAMVENNDQQVYVSTKKHDGGETLIVHNDLYAPVEIELKIESARNVSGVPAKPIRWVLTPRQSMRLLTLVPTGEGKADYRYKLRYALGDPRAQHATARYPLPWRGGPFRVTQGPGGKYSHTGAKGRFAIDIAMPVGTPILASRPGVVVKTENQQTGRGNNPAGNFVRVLHDDGTMGVYLHLKQGSVAVREGQRVDAGSLLALSGNTGNSTGPHLHFVVQRNVGLETVSIPFEFAQPVDSLPNFAVGGER; this comes from the coding sequence ATGCGTGCCTTCCTTCTGGTGAGTGCCTTGCTGCTGGCCAGCCCCGCCCTCCTCGCTTCGACCATTTACAAGTACACCGACGCCAACGGCGTGGTGACCTATACCGATCGCAAGGTGCTGGGCGCCAAGGTGATCGTGTTCCAGGACGCGATGGTCGAAAACAACGATCAGCAGGTCTACGTCTCCACCAAAAAACATGACGGCGGCGAGACGTTGATCGTGCATAACGATCTCTACGCTCCGGTCGAGATCGAGCTGAAGATCGAGTCGGCGCGCAACGTAAGCGGCGTCCCGGCCAAACCGATTCGCTGGGTGCTGACTCCGCGCCAGAGCATGCGACTGCTGACGCTAGTGCCCACTGGCGAAGGCAAGGCCGACTACCGTTACAAGCTGCGCTACGCCCTGGGCGACCCGCGCGCCCAGCATGCCACCGCGCGCTACCCCTTGCCCTGGCGCGGCGGCCCGTTTCGCGTGACCCAGGGTCCGGGTGGGAAATACAGCCATACCGGCGCAAAGGGTCGCTTCGCCATCGATATCGCCATGCCGGTAGGCACACCGATTCTGGCATCGCGCCCGGGCGTGGTGGTGAAGACCGAGAATCAGCAGACTGGCCGTGGCAACAATCCGGCAGGCAACTTCGTGCGGGTCCTGCACGACGACGGCACCATGGGCGTCTACCTGCATCTCAAGCAGGGTTCGGTTGCGGTGCGCGAGGGGCAGCGGGTGGACGCCGGAAGCCTGCTCGCCCTGTCGGGCAATACCGGTAACAGCACCGGCCCGCACCTGCACTTCGTTGTACAGCGGAACGTCGGACTTGAAACCGTCTCGATTCCGTTCGAGTTCGCCCAGCCGGTAGACAGTCTGCCGAACTTCGCCGTGGGGGGCGAGCGCTAG
- the desA gene encoding delta-9 fatty acid desaturase DesA: MWYNGLLDLNAWQVLAATLVMTHITIVSVTVYLHRYSAHRSLELNPALKHFFRLWLWLTTAMNTREWTAIHRKHHAKCETPEDPHSPVQKGLMTVLRRGAELYREEAQNEETLRIYGKNCPDDWIERNVYSKYPNGGISIMLAINLLLFGVIGLTVWAVQMMWIPVTAAGIINGLGHAVGYRNFECKDAATNISPWGILIGGEELHNNHHTYPNSAKLSVKKWEFDIGWMYIRLFSILGLAKVRRTAPIAHRVEGKQTLDMDTAMAILNNRFQIMAQYRKLVIKPLLRQELQKMDDSVRHVFRRAKRLLSREPSLLEPRQEERVQTMLSHSQTLRVIYEKRLALQQIWGRTSANGHDMLQALRDWCAQAEASGIKSLQDFAMVLRSYSLQPQQAA; the protein is encoded by the coding sequence ATGTGGTACAACGGTTTGCTCGATCTCAACGCCTGGCAGGTTCTGGCGGCGACCCTGGTCATGACCCACATCACCATCGTCAGCGTGACGGTCTACCTGCACAGGTACTCCGCCCACCGTTCGCTGGAGCTGAATCCGGCCCTGAAACACTTTTTCCGCCTGTGGCTGTGGCTGACCACCGCCATGAACACCCGCGAGTGGACAGCCATCCATCGCAAGCACCACGCCAAGTGCGAAACCCCTGAAGATCCCCACAGCCCGGTCCAGAAAGGCCTGATGACCGTGCTCCGTCGGGGCGCCGAACTGTACCGTGAAGAGGCGCAGAACGAAGAGACGCTGCGCATCTATGGCAAGAACTGCCCGGACGACTGGATCGAGCGTAACGTTTACAGCAAGTATCCCAATGGCGGCATCAGCATCATGCTGGCGATCAATCTGCTGCTGTTCGGCGTCATCGGTCTCACCGTGTGGGCCGTGCAGATGATGTGGATTCCGGTCACCGCGGCAGGGATCATCAACGGCCTCGGCCACGCCGTCGGCTACCGCAACTTCGAATGCAAGGATGCGGCTACCAACATCTCGCCCTGGGGCATTCTCATCGGCGGTGAAGAGCTGCATAACAATCACCACACGTATCCGAATTCGGCGAAGCTGTCGGTGAAGAAGTGGGAGTTCGACATCGGCTGGATGTACATCCGCCTGTTCAGCATACTGGGGCTGGCCAAGGTCCGTCGCACCGCACCCATCGCCCACCGGGTCGAGGGCAAGCAGACGCTGGACATGGATACCGCCATGGCGATCCTGAACAATCGTTTTCAGATCATGGCGCAGTATCGCAAGCTGGTGATCAAGCCGCTGCTACGCCAGGAACTTCAGAAGATGGACGACTCGGTACGCCACGTCTTCCGCCGCGCCAAGCGCCTGCTCAGCCGCGAGCCGAGCCTGCTGGAACCGCGCCAGGAAGAACGAGTGCAAACCATGCTCAGCCACAGCCAGACGCTGCGAGTAATTTACGAGAAGCGACTTGCGCTACAGCAGATCTGGGGCCGTACCAGCGCCAATGGGCATGACATGCTCCAGGCCCTGCGTGACTGGTGTGCCCAGGCAGAGGCCAGCGGGATCAAATCCCTGCAGGACTTCGCCATGGTGCTGCGCAGCTACTCCCTGCAGCCACAACAGGCCGCCTGA